One window from the genome of Haladaptatus paucihalophilus DX253 encodes:
- a CDS encoding M42 family metallopeptidase, which produces MHVSFDDLEMLVEAPGAPGNEYAVADRFAELIEPHVDSVSFDAMGNVVATSEGSDFEIMLAAHTDELGFLVEDVDDDGFLTFHMLGGHYKGNLSGQRVRVGPDGVLGVVGPRCRHYMSDDEKESLPESLRIDVGATSPEEVADMNVEPGDYAVWDYGVSRLGNDRITGRALDDRIALAILLAIAREEDVDATVHYVATVQEEVGLRGARTAGYSLDPDVGIALEIFPVDDYPAGRKEGVNATLDGGPVVEFGDGTSEYFFGGVIVDRQTRTWLRDAANATDVDLQHDVMLTGSTDATELQQVRGGRHAGAIAVPCRYSHSPVETLSMRDADATAEVLLAALEREFPSRDDIRRPR; this is translated from the coding sequence ATGCACGTTTCGTTCGACGACCTCGAAATGCTGGTGGAAGCGCCGGGCGCACCCGGAAACGAATACGCCGTCGCGGATCGGTTCGCCGAACTCATCGAACCACACGTCGACAGCGTGTCGTTCGACGCGATGGGGAACGTCGTCGCCACGAGCGAGGGCAGCGACTTCGAAATCATGCTCGCGGCCCACACCGACGAACTCGGGTTCCTCGTCGAGGACGTGGACGACGACGGCTTTCTCACCTTCCACATGCTCGGCGGACACTACAAGGGGAACCTGTCAGGGCAACGCGTCCGCGTCGGCCCGGACGGCGTTCTCGGCGTCGTCGGCCCGCGCTGTCGCCACTACATGAGCGACGACGAGAAGGAGTCCCTCCCGGAATCGCTCCGCATCGACGTCGGAGCCACCTCGCCCGAGGAGGTCGCGGATATGAACGTCGAACCGGGCGATTACGCGGTGTGGGACTACGGCGTCTCCCGACTCGGAAACGACAGAATCACCGGACGAGCGTTGGACGACCGCATCGCGCTGGCCATCCTGCTCGCAATCGCCCGCGAAGAGGACGTGGACGCGACGGTTCACTACGTCGCAACGGTACAGGAGGAAGTCGGCCTTCGCGGTGCGCGGACGGCGGGCTACAGCCTCGACCCCGACGTCGGCATCGCGCTCGAAATCTTCCCGGTGGACGACTACCCCGCCGGGCGGAAAGAAGGCGTGAACGCGACGCTGGACGGGGGTCCGGTGGTCGAGTTCGGGGACGGAACCTCCGAGTACTTCTTCGGCGGGGTCATCGTTGACCGCCAGACGAGAACGTGGCTCCGGGACGCGGCGAACGCGACCGACGTGGACCTCCAACACGACGTGATGCTGACCGGTTCGACCGACGCGACCGAACTCCAACAGGTCCGCGGCGGCCGCCACGCGGGTGCCATCGCGGTTCCCTGTCGCTACTCGCACTCGCCGGTCGAGACGCTCTCGATGCGGGACGCCGACGCGACGGCCGAGGTGTTGTTGGCCGCGCTGGAACGGGAGTTCCCGAGTCGGGACGACATCCGACGGCCGCGGTGA
- a CDS encoding PKD domain-containing protein: MTATRRTFLTAAGCAGLLGLGVTATTGESETTVSRDSYTIRSGTDQETTVFVTSASESGPTVMVVGGVHGNENGGYTAAEKVAQWDIARGTLVTIPKANAAAVEEDSRIADGGVDLNRQFPTGEEPETELARAIWGVVERFQPDTVIDLHESVGIYDGDMVGGVGQAIFSSWDDRAFSDARAAADYLNDNYVSRDGYDFTVDPFSSSSNEPTGLLTHKAARDTDAVAFLVEATSDDTALDTRVQWLTKITQQLVEEDVLTSSDGGSGGDGGDDGGDDGSDGNDGGDDGDNEQNEAPVARIRTTPSDTTGGALERGDTVTLDASPSSDGDGEIVEYMWDTDGDGSFEESGETAEMTLSTCGRYRVSLQVTDDKGATATDEAILSVK; encoded by the coding sequence ATGACTGCAACACGACGAACGTTTCTGACGGCGGCTGGCTGTGCGGGACTGCTTGGGCTCGGCGTAACGGCGACGACAGGTGAAAGCGAAACGACCGTTTCGCGCGATTCGTACACGATTCGGAGCGGCACCGACCAAGAAACGACGGTGTTCGTCACGTCCGCGAGCGAGTCCGGCCCGACGGTGATGGTCGTCGGCGGCGTACACGGAAACGAAAACGGAGGCTACACGGCGGCCGAGAAGGTCGCCCAGTGGGACATCGCCCGCGGAACACTGGTGACGATTCCGAAGGCGAACGCCGCGGCCGTCGAGGAGGATTCCCGCATCGCGGACGGCGGCGTGGACCTGAATCGCCAGTTCCCGACCGGTGAGGAACCGGAGACGGAACTCGCCCGCGCCATCTGGGGCGTCGTCGAGCGATTCCAACCGGATACCGTCATCGACCTCCACGAATCCGTCGGCATCTACGACGGCGATATGGTCGGTGGCGTCGGTCAGGCCATCTTCTCGTCGTGGGACGACCGGGCGTTCAGCGACGCCAGAGCGGCCGCAGACTATCTCAACGACAACTACGTCTCGCGCGACGGCTACGACTTCACGGTCGACCCGTTCTCCTCGTCCTCCAACGAACCGACCGGTCTGCTCACGCACAAGGCCGCGCGCGACACCGACGCCGTTGCGTTCCTCGTCGAAGCGACCTCGGATGACACGGCCCTCGATACGCGAGTGCAGTGGCTCACCAAGATAACCCAACAACTCGTCGAGGAGGACGTGCTCACTTCGTCGGATGGCGGAAGCGGCGGAGACGGCGGCGACGATGGCGGTGACGACGGAAGCGACGGAAACGATGGCGGTGACGACGGCGACAACGAACAGAACGAGGCCCCGGTCGCGCGGATTCGGACGACGCCGAGCGACACGACCGGCGGGGCGCTCGAACGCGGCGATACCGTGACGCTCGACGCCTCCCCGTCGTCGGACGGCGACGGCGAAATCGTCGAATACATGTGGGACACCGACGGCGACGGGTCGTTCGAGGAAAGCGGCGAGACGGCCGAGATGACCCTCTCTACCTGTGGTCGTTACCGTGTCTCCCTCCAAGTCACCGACGACAAGGGGGCGACGGCCACGGACGAGGCTATCCTCTCCGTCAAATAA
- the pfkB gene encoding 1-phosphofructokinase: protein MILTVTLNPAVDYTVTVESDIEPNGVLRSSMAQYDPGGKGINVSKYLARLEVETLATGFVGGFLGRYIEEQLTRGKVANDFVEMDVCTRLNTTILGEDGEYKLNQSGQGVKDETVRELIGTVREYDPEIVVIAGSLPPNLGPATIDRIAGAGSWETVVDVQGDLLTGIAGDYALCKPNRSELASATGMPVHSIEECAEASQALRERGFDRVITSLGDDGALLTSDDGVFHAEPLDVDVVDTVGAGDGLLAGVLSTLARGQSDRIALRVGVTVASRVVTVPGTTVPDMDDVRADATEIPLLVE from the coding sequence GTGATTCTGACCGTCACGCTCAACCCGGCCGTCGATTACACCGTCACCGTCGAATCGGACATCGAACCGAACGGCGTCCTCCGGTCGAGCATGGCGCAGTACGACCCCGGCGGAAAGGGAATCAACGTCTCGAAGTACCTCGCCAGACTGGAGGTCGAGACGCTCGCAACGGGCTTCGTCGGCGGGTTCCTCGGCCGGTACATCGAGGAACAACTCACCCGCGGCAAGGTCGCCAACGATTTCGTCGAGATGGACGTCTGCACCCGACTCAACACCACGATTCTCGGCGAGGACGGCGAGTACAAACTCAACCAGTCGGGACAGGGCGTCAAGGACGAAACCGTCCGCGAACTCATCGGGACGGTCCGCGAGTACGACCCCGAAATCGTCGTCATCGCCGGAAGCCTCCCGCCGAACCTCGGCCCGGCGACCATCGACCGCATCGCGGGCGCGGGGTCGTGGGAAACCGTCGTGGACGTGCAGGGCGACCTCCTGACCGGCATCGCGGGCGACTACGCGCTCTGTAAACCCAACCGGAGCGAACTGGCGAGCGCGACCGGGATGCCGGTCCACAGCATCGAGGAGTGCGCCGAGGCGTCGCAGGCGCTCCGCGAGAGGGGATTCGACCGCGTTATCACCTCGCTCGGGGACGACGGCGCGCTGCTCACCTCGGACGACGGCGTGTTCCACGCGGAACCGCTGGACGTTGACGTGGTGGATACGGTCGGCGCTGGCGACGGACTGCTCGCGGGCGTCCTCTCGACGCTCGCTCGCGGGCAGTCGGACCGAATCGCGCTCCGGGTCGGCGTCACCGTCGCGTCGCGCGTCGTGACCGTTCCCGGAACGACGGTGCCGGACATGGACGACGTTCGAGCGGACGCGACCGAAATCCCGCTCCTCGTCGAGTGA
- the glpR gene encoding HTH-type transcriptional regulator GlpR, which produces MLPDERKRRIVEIVSEENGSTVGDLAGRLDVSEATIRRDLRDLEDEGRIERSHGGALPVETVGEERTYGQKQVQKREAKRTIGRRAAETLQDGQVVFFDSGTTTIEVAKHVPSDVSITAATNSPLVSVQLAEAGIEVKVTGGTLRRSTWSLVGPTGESFLDRTNFDVLFLGTNGIHPDAGLTTPNEDEARIKSRMCEKASRVVLVADGSKFGRRSFFRFASFEDVDAIVTDAAVPPEYREPFETTGVEIVEGVDA; this is translated from the coding sequence ATGTTGCCTGACGAACGAAAACGCAGAATCGTCGAGATAGTCTCCGAAGAGAACGGCAGTACCGTCGGCGACCTCGCCGGTCGCCTCGACGTCTCGGAGGCGACCATCCGCCGCGACCTCCGGGACTTGGAGGACGAGGGTCGCATCGAGCGGTCGCACGGCGGTGCCCTGCCGGTCGAGACGGTCGGCGAGGAGCGAACGTACGGACAGAAACAGGTCCAAAAGCGGGAGGCGAAACGCACCATCGGACGACGTGCCGCCGAAACTCTCCAAGACGGGCAGGTCGTCTTCTTCGATTCGGGGACGACGACCATCGAGGTCGCAAAGCACGTCCCGAGCGACGTCTCGATTACCGCCGCGACGAACTCGCCGCTCGTGTCGGTGCAACTCGCCGAGGCGGGTATCGAGGTGAAGGTCACCGGCGGAACGCTCCGGCGCTCCACGTGGTCGCTCGTCGGCCCGACCGGCGAGAGCTTTCTCGACCGAACCAACTTCGACGTGCTGTTCCTCGGGACGAACGGGATACACCCCGACGCCGGACTGACGACGCCGAACGAGGACGAAGCGCGCATCAAATCGCGGATGTGCGAGAAGGCGAGTCGCGTCGTCCTCGTCGCCGACGGGAGCAAGTTCGGTCGGCGGAGTTTCTTCCGCTTCGCGTCGTTCGAAGACGTGGACGCCATCGTCACCGACGCGGCCGTCCCGCCGGAGTACCGCGAACCGTTCGAGACGACGGGCGTCGAAATCGTCGAAGGGGTGGACGCGTGA